One segment of Solanum lycopersicum chromosome 1, SLM_r2.1 DNA contains the following:
- the LOC101264564 gene encoding synaptotagmin-1 (The RefSeq protein has 1 substitution compared to this genomic sequence) — protein sequence MGFVSTILGFCGFGVGVSCGLTIGYYLFIYFQPCDVKDPVIRPLVERDSKSLQQLLSEIPLWVKCPDYDRVDWLNKFIEYMWPYLDKAICRTAKDIAAPIIAEQIPKYKIDSVEFETLTLGSLPPTFQGMKVYVTEEKELIMEPSIKWAGNPNVTVAVKAFGLKATVQVVDLQVFAAPRITLKPLVPSFPCFANIFVSLMEKPHVDFGLKLLGADLMSIPGLYRFVQETIKDQVANMYLWPKSLEVQILDPSKAMKKPVGVLHVKILRAMNLKKKDLLGASDPYVKLKLTESKLPSKKTPVRHKNLNPEWNEEFNMVVKDPESQALELSVYDWEKIGKHDKMGMNVIPLKDLTPDETKTMTLSLLKNMDANDSQNDKDRGQIMVELTYKPFKEDELPKDFEDNDAAHKVPEGTPPGGGVLMIIVHEAQDVEGKHHTNPYVKILFKGEERKTKQVKKNRDPRWEEEFTFVLEEPPVNDRVHMEVVSTSTRIGLLHPKETLGYVDINLSDVVSNKRINEKYHLIDSKNGRLQVELQWRTAS from the exons ATGGGTTTTGTGAGTACGATTTTGGGTTTTTGTGGATTTGGAGTTGGGGTTTCATGTGGATTGACGATCGGTTACTATCTCTTCATCTATTTCCAACCCTGTGATGTTAAG GACCCTGTTATTCGTCCATTGGTTGAGCGAGATTCTAAAAGCTTGCAGCAGTTGCTGTCTGAAATTCCTCTCTGGGTCAAATGTCCAGATTATGACCGT GTGGACTGGCTCAACAAATTTATCGAGTATATGTGGCCTTACCTGGACAAG GCAATTTGCAGGACTGCAAAAGATATTGCGGCACCAATTATTGCTGAACAAATACCGAAGTATAAAATTGATTCTGTTGAATTTGAGACACTAACTTTGGGGTCCTTACCCCCTACTTTCCAGG GGATGAAGGTCTATGTTACTGAAGAAAAAGAATTGATCATGGAACCATCAATAAAGTGGGCTGGAAATCCTAATGTTACCGTTGCGGTCAAAGCATTCGGATTGAAAGCAACTGTTCAG GTTGTGGACTTGCAGGTTTTTGCAGCTCCACGTATTACTCTGAAGCCTCTGGTTCCAAGCTTTCCATGTTTTGCCAATATCTTTGTGTCCCTCATGGAAAAG CCACATGTTGACTTTGGATTGAAGCTTTTGGGGGCTGATCTTATGTCCATCCCTGGCTTGTACAGGTTTGTCCAG GAGACTATTAAAGATCAGGTTGCTAACATGTATCTTTGGCCTAAATCTCTAGAAGTGCAGATATTGGATCCATCCAA AGCAATGAAAAAACCTGTTGGGGTCCTGCATGTGAAGATTCTGAGGGCTATGaatctgaaaaaaaaagatctacTGGGTGCATCTGATCCTTACGTAAAACTTAAGCTCACTGAGTCAAAACTTCCTTCAAAGAAAACCCCTGTAAGGCATAAGAATTTAAACCCAGAGTGGAATGAGGAATTTAATATGGTTGTTAAAGATCCAGAATCGCAAGCATTGGAGCTCTCTGTTTATGATTGGGAGCAG ATTGGCAAGCATGATAAGATGGGCATGAACGTTATTCCACTGAAAGATTTGACTCCTGATGAAACAAAAACGATGACACTGAGTCTCCTAAAGAACATGGATGCGAATGATTCTCAAAATGATAAGGACCGTGGTCAGATCATGGTGGAATTAACCTACAAACCATTTAAGGAGGATGAGTTGCCAAAAGATTTTGAAGATAATGATGCAGCACATAAGGTTCCAGAAGGAACACCACCAGGGGGAGGCGTCCTTATGATTATTGTCCACGAAGCTCAAGATGTTGAAGGAAAGCACCATACTAATCCATATGTCAAGATTCTTTTCAAAGGAGAGGAGAGAAAAACTAAG CAAGTCAAGAAGAACAGGGATCCAAGATGGGAAGAGGAGTTTACTTTTGTGTTGGAGGAGCCTCCTGTGAATGATAGGGTGCATATGGAAGTTGTCAGCACCTCTACAAGGATTGGCCTATTGCATCCTAAG GAGACATTGGGTTATGTTGATATAAATCTTTCCGATGTTGTTAGCAACAAAAGGATCAATGAGAAGTACCACCTCATTGATTCAAAGAACGGTCGCCTTCAAGTCGAGCTGCAATGGCGAACCGCATCTTGA
- the LOC101264868 gene encoding E3 ubiquitin-protein ligase UPL3 — METRSRKRAEATSSAPSSSSSGPTTRAAKRARVTKVSTSTSTVNSTPVAPTASISTRSRITTRSQDSLASSTPMDSTNESSGSASRNRRGKNPSHGSDRDNLDKGKEKEHEVRVRDKERDRDAERILGLNIDSGGPGEDDDNDSEGGVGILHQNLNSASSALQGLLRKLGAGLDDLLPSSGVGSASSSHQSGRLKKILAGLRADGEEGKQVEALTQLCEMLSIGTEDSLSTFSVDSFVPVLVGLLNHENNPDIMLLAARALTHLVDVLPSSCAAVVHYGAVSCFVARLLTIEYMDLAEQSLQALKKISQEHPTACLRAGALMAVLSYLDFFSTGVQRVALATAANMCKKLPSDASDFVMEAVPLLTNLLQYHDAKVLEHASICLTRIAEAFASYPEKLDELCNHGLVTQAASLISTSNSGGGQASLSTSTYTGLIRLLSTCASGSPLGAKTLLLLGISGILKDILSGSDLVATVSISPALSKPPEQIFEIVNLANELLPPLPQGTISLPTGTNLLIKGSAIKKSSASGSTKQEDMNPSSQEVSAREKLLNDQPELLQQFGMDLLPVLIQVYGSSVNSPVRHKCLSAIGKLMYFSGANMIQSLNNVTNISSFLAGVLAWKDPQVLVPALQVAEILMEKLPGIFAKMFVREGVVHAVDALILSPSLGSSTSQPSSAEKENDCILGSSRSRRNRRRGSNSNADANSIEDPKSPVPGSGSPPNSMEIPKTSSNLRIAVSAGAKSFKDKYFPSESGATEVGVTDDLLRLKNLCMKLNTGVDEQISKPKGKSKASVPRLGDISASKEDTLAELVASMLGELSKGDGVSTFEFIGSGVVAALLNYFTCGYFSKERISDANLSRLRQQALRRYKSFISVALPSSVGGNMVPMTVLVQKLQNALSSLERFPVVLSHSSRSSTGNARLSSGLSALSQPFKLRLCRAQGDKTLRDYSSNVVLIDPLASLAAIEDFLWPRVQRVESGQKALASVGNSESGTTAAGVGASCPSTSTPASGSRRTRSRSAVNINDGAKKDSPQEKNGSSSKGKGKAVLKPAQEDGKGPQTRNAVRRRAALDKEAEVKPVNGESSSEDDELDMSPVEIDDALVIEDEDISDDDEDDHDDVLGDDSLPVCMPDKVHDVKLGDSSEDSPATQTPNDNQTNAAGGSSSRAASAQGSDSVEFRSGSSYGSRGAMSFAAAAMAGLASANGRGLRGARDRHGRPLFSTSDPPRLVFSAGGKQLNRHLTIYQAIQRQLVLDEDDEERYGGTDFPSSDGSRLWGDIYTITYQRVDSQAERSTKGDGSSTSTKSNKASSSASASADPSLHQASLLDSILQGELPCDMEKSNSTYNILALLRVVEGLNQLAPRLHVQSVIDDFSEGKILSLDELNTTGVKIPSEEFVNSKLTPKLARQIQDALALCSGSLPSWCSQLTRSCPFLFPFETRRQYFYSTAFGLSRALYRLQQQQGADGNGSTNEREVRVGRLQRQKVRVSRNRILDSAAKVMEMYSSQKAVLEVEYFGEVGTGLGPTLEFYTLLSRDLQKVGLRMWRTSSSSSGHSMEVGVDEKLSGGDKELVQAPLGLFPRPWSSTVETADDNHFPKVIEYFRLLGRVMAKALQDGRLLDLPLSTAFYKLLLGQELDLYDILSFDAELGKTLQELQALVSRKQNLESIGGQGQENINDLHFRGIPVEDLCLDFTLPGYPEYVLKAGNENVDLCNLEEYVTLVVDATVRTGIGRQMEAFRSGFNQVFEISALQIFSSTELDYLLCGRKELWKAETLVDHIKFDHGYTAKSPAIVYLLEIMGEFTPEQQRAFCQFVTGAPRLPPGGLAVLNPKLTIVRKHSSSASNTAPNGNMPSESADDDLPSVMTCANYLKLPPYSTKDIMYKKLLYAINEGQGSFDLS; from the exons aTGGAAACTCGGAGCCGGAAGCGGGCGGAGGCCACCTCATCAGcgccttcttcttcttcctctggGCCAACCACTCGCGCCGCTAAGAGAGCCCGTGTCACCAAAGTTTCTACTTCTACTTCCACCGTCAATTCCACTCCCGTTGCCCCAACTGCATCGATCTCTACTCGTTCCCGCATCACAACTCGTTCTCAGGACTCACTAGCATCTTCTACACCCATGGACTCCACCAATGAATCTTCTGGGTCAGCTAGCCGAAACCGCCGTGGTAAGAACCCTAGTCATGGTTCCGATAGGGATAATTTGGATAAAGGTAAGGAGAAAGAACATGAGGTTAGAGTTAGGGATAAAGAAAGGGATAGGGATGCCGAGCGGATTCTTGGATTGAACATAGATTCTGGTGGTCCTGGTGAGGACGATGACAATGATAGTGAGGGCGGTGTTGGGATTTtgcatcaaaatttaaattcagcAAGTAGTGCTCTTCAGGGACTGCTTAGGAAATTGGGTGCTGGATTGGATGATTTACTCCCTAGCTCTGGCGTGGGGTCGGCATCATCATCCCACCAAAGTGGCCGGCTCAAGAAGATATTAGCTGGTTTAAGGGCGGATGGGGAGGAAGGAAAACAGGTTGAAGCTTTAACTCAGCTGTGTGAGATGCTATCCATTGGAACAGAAGACTCCCTCTCCACATTTTCTGTGGACTCATTTGTACCGGTACTTGTAGGACTGCTCAATCACGAGAACAATCCTGACATTATGCTTCTTGCGGCCCGTGCTCTGACCCATTTGGTTGACGTTCTACCTTCTTCCTGTGCTGCTGTTGTCCATTATGGAGCTGTTTCATGCTTTGTAGCTCGCCTGCTTACAATTGAATACATGGACTTGGCTGAACAG TCTTTGCAAGCTCTAAAGAAGATATCTCAGGAACACCCAACTGCTTGTTTGAGGGCCGGTGCGCTGATGGCTGTGCTTTCTTATCTCGATTTCTTTTCTACTGGTGTTCAG AGAGTAGCATTGGCCACTGCTGCTAATATGTGCAAGAAGCTTCCTTCAGATGCGTCTGACTTTGTCATGGAAGCTGTTCCTCTCTTAACGAATCTCCTCCAATATCATGATGCAAAG GTATTAGAGCATGCTTCTATCTGCTTGACCCGTATTGCTGAAGCGTTTGCGTCATACCCTGAAAAGCTTGATGAACTTTGCAATCACGGACTTGTTACCCAAGCTGCCTCCCTCATCTCAACCAGCAACTCTGGAGGTGGACAGGCTTCACTCAGCACGTCAACCTACACA GGTTTAATTAGGCTACTTTCGACATGTGCTAGTGGATCTCCGCTTGGAGCGAAAACCTTACTACTGCTTGGAATAAGTGGAATACTCAAGGATATACTATCAGGTTCTGATCTTGTGGCCACTGTGTCTATTTCACCTGCCTTGAGCAAACCTCCGGAACAG ATTTTTGAGATCGTGAACCTGGCAAATGAGCTCCTTCCTCCGCTGCCTCAAGGAACCATCTCTCTTCCAACCGGCACTAATTTGCTCATTAAAGGTTCTGCTATAAAGAAATCTTCTGCTAGTGGTTCTACCAAACAGGAGGATATGAATCCATCTTCCCAGGAGGTTTCAGCTCGAGAAAAATTGTTGAATGATCAGCCTGAACTTCTGCAACAATTTGGAATGGATCTTCTTCCTGTTCTGATCCAG GTATACGGATCCAGTGTGAATAGTCCAGTTCGCCACAAGTGCCTCTCAGCTATTGGAAAGCTTATGTATTTCAGCGGTGCAAATATGATTCAATCTCTAAATAACGTCACTAACATATCAAG TTTCTTGGCTGGAGTATTGGCTTGGAAGGATCCTCAAGTGCTGGTGCCTGCTCTTCAAGTAGCAGAAATACTAATGGAAAAGCTTCCTGGAATTTTTGCCAAGATGTTTGTGCGAGAAGGTGTTGTTCATGCCGTAGATGCTCTGATATTGTCTCCCTCCCTAGGTTCTTCTACTTCCCAGCCATCTTCTGCTGAGAAGGAAAACGATTGTATACTCGGGTCATCTCGTTCTAGACGTAACCGACGTCGTGGCAGTAATTCAAATGCAGATGCCAATTCCATTGAGGATCCTAAAAGTCCAGTTCCAGGGAGTGGATCACCACCAAATTCAATGGAAATACCAAAGACCAGTTCTAACCTTCGGATTGCAGTCAGTGCAGGTGCCAAATCTTTCAAAGATAAATACTTCCCTTCAGAATCTGGGGCTACTGAGGTTGGTGTTACAGATGATCTTTTACGATTGAAGAATCTCTGTATGAAGTTGAACACTGGTGTTGATGAACAAATATCTAAACCTAAAGGAAAATCAAAAGCTTCTGTTCCTCGGCTTGGGGATATTTCTGCCAGTAAGGAAGACACCTTGGCTGAACTGGTAGCTTCCATGCTGGGGGAGCTCAGCAAAGGGGATGGTGTATCAACTTTTGAGTTCATTGGAAGTGGAGTGGTTGCAGCTTTGCTGAACTATTTTACATGTGGATATTTTTCAAAGGAAAGAATCTCAGATGCTAACTTGTCTAGGCTTCGACAACAAGCACTCAGAAGATACAAGTCTTTTATTTCAGTTGCCCTTCCTTCCAGTGTAGGTGGGAATATGGTTCCTATGACTGTTTTGGTTCAAAAGCTTCAAAATGCTTTGTCTTCCTTGGAGCGGTTCCCTGTTGTGCTGAGTCATTCTTCAAGATCATCTACTGGAAATGCACGACTTTCTTCAGGTTTAAGTGCTTTGTCACAACCATTCAAGCTACGCCTTTGCAGAGCTCAAGGAGACAAGACCCTTCGTGACTACTCTTCAAATGTTGTATTGATCGATCCTTTAGCAAGTCTAGCGGCTATTGAAGACTTTCTGTGGCCTCGAGTTCAGAGAGTTGAGTCTGGTCAAAAGGCCTTGGCATCAGTAGGCAACTCTGAGTCTGGGACCACCGCTGCAGGGGTTGGTGCTTCATGCCCATCGACCTCTACTCCCGCTTCGGGATCTCGTCGTACACGATCTAGGTCAGCGGTTAATATAAATGATGGTGCAAAGAAAGACTCACCACAGGAAAAAAATGGAAGTTCATCCAAGGGCAAAGGGAAGGCTGTTCTGAAGCCTGCTCAAGAAGATGGCAAGGGACCCCAAACAAGAAATGCTGTTCGAAGACGAGCAGCATTGGATAAAGAAGCAGAAGTTAAACCTGTGAATGGGGAATCTAGTTCTGAG GATGATGAGTTGGACATGTCACCTGTTGAAATTGATGACGCTTTGGTTATTGAGGATGAAGATATAtctgatgatgatgaagatgaccACGATGAT GTGTTGGGTGATGATTCTCTTCCTGTTTGCATGCCTGACAAAGTTCATGATGTCAAATTGGGCGATTCTTCGGAAGATAGTCCTGCCACTCAGACTCCAAATGATAATCAGACAAATGCTGCTGGTGGTTCAAGCAGCAGAGCTGCTTCTGCTCAGGGATCTGATTCTGTTGAGTTCAGGAGTGGGAGTTCTTATGGTTCAAGGGGTGCAATGTCATTTGCTGCAGCTGCCATGGCTGGACTTGCATCTGCGAACGGTAGAGGTTTGAGAGGAGCTAGAGATCGTCATGGTCGCCCTCTATTTAGCACTAGCGATCCACCCAGACTTGTATTTTCTGCTGGTGGAAAGCAGCTTAATAGACACTTAACTATCTACCAGGCCATCCAGCGCCAACTTGTCCTTGACGAGGATGACGAAGAGAGGTACGGTGGCACTGACTTTCCGTCTAGTGACGGAAGCAGACTTTGGGGTGATATTTATACTATCACATACCAAAGAGTTGACAGCCAAGCAGAGAGGTCTACGAAAGGGGATGGGAGCTCAACTTCCACGAAGTCTAATAAAGCTAGTTCTTCAGCAAGTGCCAGCGCTGATCCCTCATTGCATCAAGCATCATTGTTAGATAGTATATTACAGGGAGAACTTCCTTGTGATATGGAGAAAAGCAATTCTACTTACAACATTTTGGCTCTTTTACGTGTAGTAGAGGGATTAAACCAGCTGGCCCCACGATTACATGTGCAGTCagttattgatgatttttctgaAGGCAAAATATTGAGTTTAGATGAGCTCAATACTACTGGTGTCAAAATTCCCTCGGAGGAATTTGTAAACAGCAAGCTCACTCCAAAGTTGGCCCGACAGATACAGGATGCTCTAGCCCTTTGTAGTGGGTCTCTTCCATCATGGTGTTCCCAGTTGACAAGGTCCTGTCCGTTTCTTTTTCCATTTGAGACTCGGCGCCAGTACTTCTATTCAACGGCCTTTGGATTATCTAGGGCTTTATATCGGCTTCAACAGCAGCAAGGTGCAGATGGAAATGGATCTACCAATGAGAGAGAAGTCAGGGTTGGGAGACTACAGCGCCAGAAAGTCCGTGTCTCTAGGAATCGTATTCTGGATTCTGCTGCAAAGGTAATGGAGATGTACTCTAGCCAAAAAGCTGTTCTCGAGGTCGAATATTTTGGTGAAGTTGGAACTGGTTTGGGCCCAACTCTGGAATTCTATACCCTGTTAAGTCGGGATCTGCAGAAAGTTGGACTGAGAATGTGGAGAACAAGTTCCTCATCAAGTGGACATTCAATGGAAGTGGGTGTGGATGAAAAATTGAGTGGGGGTGATAAAGAGCTTGTCCAAGCACCTCTTGGATTATTCCCACGCCCTTGGTCATCAACTGTTGAAACTGCAGATGACAACCACTTCCCGAAGGTGATTGAATATTTCAGATTGCTAGGGCGTGTGATGGCGAAAGCACTTCAAGATGGGCGGCTATTGGATCTTCCTCTGTCAACTGCATTTTACAAGCTTCTTCTTGGCCAA GAGCTTGATCTGTATgatattctttcttttgatgCTGAGTTAGGGAAGACTTTGCAAGAGTTGCAAGCTCTTGTTAGCCGTAAACAAAATCTAGAATCAATTGGAGGCCAGGGCCAAGAGAACATTAATGATCTGCATTTTCGTGGGATCCCAGTTGAGGATCTTTGTTTAGATTTCACACTCCCAGGCTATCCTGAATATGTTCTGAAAGCAGGCAATGAGAAT GTGGATCTCTGTAACTTGGAAGAATATGTTACTTTGGTGGTTGATGCCACTGTGAGGACTGGAATTGGGCGGCAGATGGAAGCATTTAGATCTGGATTCAATCAG GTTTTTGAGATTTCAGCTCTGCAAATATTCTCTTCTACTGAGTTGGACTACCTGCTTTGTGGCCGTAAAGAGTTATGGAAG GCTGAGACGCTTGTAGATCATATCAAGTTTGATCATGGATATACAGCCAAGAGTCCCGCCATCGTATAT TTATTGGAGATCATGGGAGAGTTCACTCCTGAGCAGCAACGAGCATTCTGTCAGTTTGTGACTGGTGCTCCCCGGCTTCCTCCAGGTGGTCTGGCCGTGCTCAATCCTAAGTTGACAATAGTGAGAAAG CATTCATCTAGTGCTAGCAATACAGCACCAAATGGTAATATGCCATCAGAATCTGCAGACGATGATTTACCTAGTGTGATGACATGTGCTAACTACCTGAAACTGCCTCCCTATTCTACTAAG GATATAATGTACAAAAAGTTGCTCTATGCTATCAATGAAGGTCAAGGATCATTTGATTTGTCATAA
- the LOC101264261 gene encoding L-ascorbate peroxidase 3, peroxisomal → MAKPIVDTEYIKEIEKARRDLRALISNKSCAPIMLRLAWHDAGTYDAKSKTGGPNGSIRNEEEFTHGANNGLKIALDFCEAVKSKHPKITYADLYQLAGVVAVEVTGGPTIEFVPGRKDSSVSPKEGRLPDAKQGVPHLKDVFYRMGLSDKDIVALSGGHTLGRAHPERSGFDGPWTKEPLKFDNSYFVELLKGESEGLLKLPTDIALLDDPEFRHYVELYAKDEDAFFRDYAISHKKLSELGFTPSSGSKATVRDGTILAQSAVGVVVAAAVVALSYWYEVRKRMK, encoded by the exons ATGGCGAAGCCAATCGTTGACACGGAGTACATCAAAGAAATCGAGAAAGCTCGTCGAGACCTCCGCGCTCTCATCTCCAACAAAAGCTGTGCTCCGATCATGCTTCGCTTAGC GTGGCACGATGCAGGAACCTATGATGCTAAATCTAAGACTGGTGGACCCAATGGTTCTATCAGAAATGAGGAAGAGTTCACTCACGGTGCTAATAATGGCTTGAAAATCGCTCTTGATTTTTGCG AAGCAGTTAAGTCTAAACATCCAAAGATTACGTATGCAGATCTATACCAG CTTGCAGGTGTTGTTGCAGTTGAGGTGACTGGTGGTCCGACTATTGAATTTGTCCCTGGTAGGAAG GATTCCAGTGTTTCTCCAAAGGAAGGGCGGTTACCAGATGCTAAACAAG GTGTGCCGCATCTTAAAGACGTATTTTATAGGATGGGTTTGTCTGACAAAGATATAGTGGCTCTATCAGGGGGTCATACACTA GGAAGGGCACATCCAGAGAGATCAGGCTTTGATGGTCCATGGACAAAGGAGCCACTGAAATTTGACAATTCATATTTTGT GGAGCTGCTTAAGGGGGAAAGCGAGGGATTACTGAAACTTCCCACAGACATTGCTTTATTGGATGATCCTGAGTTCAGACATTATGTTGAGCTGTATGCTAAG GATGAAGATGCCTTCTTTAGGGATTACGCCATATCACACAAGAAGCTGTCTGAGCTAGGGTTTACCCCAAGTTCTGGTTCCAAGGCTACGGTGAGGGATGGTACTATTTTAGCACAGAGTGCTGTAGGTGTTGTTGTGGCTGCTGCAGTGGTGGCGCTGAGTTATTGGTATGAAGTGCGGAAAAGGATGAAGTAA